The Mus caroli chromosome 1, CAROLI_EIJ_v1.1, whole genome shotgun sequence genome has a window encoding:
- the Dusp12 gene encoding dual specificity protein phosphatase 12 isoform X1, producing MLEAQGSNHGCERQAPTTSPASSAGHAVEVRPGLYLGGAAAVAEPGHLREAGITAVLTVDSEPAFPAGAGFEGLRSLFVPALDKPETDLLSHLDRCVAFIGQARSEGRAVLVHCHAGVSRSVAVVMAFIMKTDQLTFEKAYDILRTVKPEAKVNEGFEWQLKLYEAMGYEVDTSSAFYKQYRLQKVTEKYPELWNLPQELFAVDPTTISQGLKDDILYKCRKCRRSLFRHSSILGHSEGSGPIAFAHKRPAPSSVLTTGSQAQCTSYFIEPVQWMESTLLGVMDGQLLCPKCSAKLGSFNWYGEQCSCGRWITPAFQIHKNRVDEMKMLPALGSQTKKL from the exons ATGTTGGAAGCGCAGGGCTCTAACCATGGCTGCGAGCGCCAGGCTCCGACTACCAGTCCCGCCAGCTCGGCAGGGCACGCGGTGGAAGTGCGGCCCGGGCTGTATCTGGGTGGGGCAGCGGCAGTGGCGGAACCGGGCCATCTGAGGGAGGCGGGCATCACCGCCGTGCTGACGGTGGACTCGGAACCGGCTTTCCCGGCTGGGGCTGGGTTCGAAGGTCTCCGGAGCCTCTTCGTGCCGGCGCTGGACAAACCCGAGACCGACCTGCTCAGCCACCTGGATCGCTGCGTGGCCTTCATCGGCCAGGCTCGCTCCGAAGGCCGCGCGGTGTTGGTGCACTG TCATGCAGGAGTCAGTCGCAGTGTTGCTGTAGTGATGGCTTTTATAATGAAGACTGACCAGCTTACCTTTGAAAAAGCCTACGACATCCTCCGGACGGTCAAGCCAGAGGCTAA GGTGAATGAGGGGTTTGAATGGCAACTGAAACTGTATGAGGCAATGGGATACGAAGTCGATACGTCCAGTGCCTTTTACAAGCAGTACCGTTTACAAAAGGTGACTGAGAAGTATCCAG AACTTTGGAATTTACCTCAGGAACTCTTTGCTGTTGACCCAACTACCATTTCACAGGGATTAAAAGATGACATTCTCTACAAATGCAGAAAGTGCAG GCGGTCTTTATTTAGACATTCTAGTATTTTGGGTCATAGTGAAGGAAGTGGGCCAATAGCCTTTGCTCACAAGAGACCGGCGCCGTCTTCTGTCCTTACCACAGGGAGTCAGGCTCAGTGCACGTCTTACTTCATTGAGCCTGTGCAGTGGATGGAATCTACTTTGTTGGGCGTTATGGATGGACAG cttctttGCCCAAAATGCAGTGCCAAGTTGGGTTCCTTTAACTGGTATGGTGAACAGTGTTCGTGTGGTCGATGGATAACCCCTGCTTTTCAAATACACAAGAACAGAGTGGATGAAATGAAAATGTTGCCGGCGCTGGGATCACAAACAAAGAAACTGTGA
- the Dusp12 gene encoding dual specificity protein phosphatase 12 isoform X2 yields MAFIMKTDQLTFEKAYDILRTVKPEAKVNEGFEWQLKLYEAMGYEVDTSSAFYKQYRLQKVTEKYPELWNLPQELFAVDPTTISQGLKDDILYKCRKCRRSLFRHSSILGHSEGSGPIAFAHKRPAPSSVLTTGSQAQCTSYFIEPVQWMESTLLGVMDGQLLCPKCSAKLGSFNWYGEQCSCGRWITPAFQIHKNRVDEMKMLPALGSQTKKL; encoded by the exons ATGGCTTTTATAATGAAGACTGACCAGCTTACCTTTGAAAAAGCCTACGACATCCTCCGGACGGTCAAGCCAGAGGCTAA GGTGAATGAGGGGTTTGAATGGCAACTGAAACTGTATGAGGCAATGGGATACGAAGTCGATACGTCCAGTGCCTTTTACAAGCAGTACCGTTTACAAAAGGTGACTGAGAAGTATCCAG AACTTTGGAATTTACCTCAGGAACTCTTTGCTGTTGACCCAACTACCATTTCACAGGGATTAAAAGATGACATTCTCTACAAATGCAGAAAGTGCAG GCGGTCTTTATTTAGACATTCTAGTATTTTGGGTCATAGTGAAGGAAGTGGGCCAATAGCCTTTGCTCACAAGAGACCGGCGCCGTCTTCTGTCCTTACCACAGGGAGTCAGGCTCAGTGCACGTCTTACTTCATTGAGCCTGTGCAGTGGATGGAATCTACTTTGTTGGGCGTTATGGATGGACAG cttctttGCCCAAAATGCAGTGCCAAGTTGGGTTCCTTTAACTGGTATGGTGAACAGTGTTCGTGTGGTCGATGGATAACCCCTGCTTTTCAAATACACAAGAACAGAGTGGATGAAATGAAAATGTTGCCGGCGCTGGGATCACAAACAAAGAAACTGTGA
- the Dusp12 gene encoding dual specificity protein phosphatase 12 isoform X3, translating into MLEAQGSNHGCERQAPTTSPASSAGHAVEVRPGLYLGGAAAVAEPGHLREAGITAVLTVDSEPAFPAGAGFEGLRSLFVPALDKPETDLLSHLDRCVAFIGQARSEGRAVLVHCHAGVSRSVAVVMAFIMKTDQLTFEKAYDILRTVKPEAKVNEGFEWQLKLYEAMGYEVDTSSAFYKQYRLQKVTEKYPELWNLPQELFAVDPTTISQGLKDDILYKCRKCSFFAQNAVPSWVPLTGMVNSVRVVDG; encoded by the exons ATGTTGGAAGCGCAGGGCTCTAACCATGGCTGCGAGCGCCAGGCTCCGACTACCAGTCCCGCCAGCTCGGCAGGGCACGCGGTGGAAGTGCGGCCCGGGCTGTATCTGGGTGGGGCAGCGGCAGTGGCGGAACCGGGCCATCTGAGGGAGGCGGGCATCACCGCCGTGCTGACGGTGGACTCGGAACCGGCTTTCCCGGCTGGGGCTGGGTTCGAAGGTCTCCGGAGCCTCTTCGTGCCGGCGCTGGACAAACCCGAGACCGACCTGCTCAGCCACCTGGATCGCTGCGTGGCCTTCATCGGCCAGGCTCGCTCCGAAGGCCGCGCGGTGTTGGTGCACTG TCATGCAGGAGTCAGTCGCAGTGTTGCTGTAGTGATGGCTTTTATAATGAAGACTGACCAGCTTACCTTTGAAAAAGCCTACGACATCCTCCGGACGGTCAAGCCAGAGGCTAA GGTGAATGAGGGGTTTGAATGGCAACTGAAACTGTATGAGGCAATGGGATACGAAGTCGATACGTCCAGTGCCTTTTACAAGCAGTACCGTTTACAAAAGGTGACTGAGAAGTATCCAG AACTTTGGAATTTACCTCAGGAACTCTTTGCTGTTGACCCAACTACCATTTCACAGGGATTAAAAGATGACATTCTCTACAAATGCAGAAAGTGCAG cttctttGCCCAAAATGCAGTGCCAAGTTGGGTTCCTTTAACTGGTATGGTGAACAGTGTTCGTGTGGTCGATGGATAA